A stretch of alpha proteobacterium HIMB59 DNA encodes these proteins:
- a CDS encoding Bacteriorhodopsin-like protein (PFAM: Bacteriorhodopsin-like protein), producing MFKKTLLPASLLLVLPQFANAAANLESDDFVGISFWLISMALVASTAFFFLETQRVSAKWKTSLTVSGLVTLVAAVHYFYMRDVWIATGDTPTVYRYIDWLITVPLLMVEFYIILRAVGSASGGIFWRLMIGTLVMLVGGYMGEAGYINLWAGFIVGMAGWAYILYEVFAGEAGKMAADKAPASVQSAFSTMRWIVTIGWAIYPLGYFFGYLTGGASMESLNVIYNLADVLNKIAFGVIIWNVATVESKA from the coding sequence ATGTTTAAAAAAACCCTATTACCAGCATCTCTATTGTTGGTATTACCTCAGTTCGCTAACGCAGCTGCGAACTTAGAATCCGACGATTTCGTTGGTATTTCATTTTGGCTGATTTCTATGGCCCTAGTCGCTTCAACAGCATTCTTCTTTTTAGAGACTCAGAGAGTTTCTGCTAAGTGGAAAACTTCACTAACAGTATCTGGTCTAGTTACTTTAGTTGCTGCTGTTCACTATTTCTATATGCGTGATGTATGGATCGCAACAGGCGATACACCAACAGTTTATAGATATATCGACTGGCTAATCACTGTTCCATTATTGATGGTTGAATTCTACATCATCCTAAGAGCTGTCGGAAGTGCTTCTGGCGGTATCTTCTGGAGACTTATGATCGGTACACTAGTAATGCTAGTTGGTGGTTATATGGGTGAAGCTGGATACATCAACCTATGGGCTGGTTTCATCGTTGGTATGGCTGGTTGGGCATATATCTTATATGAGGTATTTGCTGGTGAAGCTGGAAAAATGGCTGCTGACAAAGCACCTGCTTCAGTTCAATCTGCTTTCTCAACAATGAGATGGATCGTAACAATTGGTTGGGCTATTTATCCTTTAGGATATTTCTTTGGTTATTTAACAGGCGGAGCAAGCATGGAATCTCTAAACGTTATCTATAACCTTGCTGACGTTCTAAACAAGATTGCATTCGGTGTGATCATCTGGAACGTTGCAACAGTAGAATCTAAAGCTTAA
- a CDS encoding Polyprenyl synthetase (PFAM: Polyprenyl synthetase), whose translation MRLRNSFQEKHIKDFSKKFDQTLLSHISKQASVDKRIKQSMVYFVKTGGKRIRPFLITTMGSLIGIKSQILNDFALAVECVHLHSLIHDDLPAMDNDDYRRGKLTVHKKFDEATAVLAGDMFQVLSVKTLVDSKHLSANQKVEAIQMLSKANGLEGLIAGQSLDIYMKKKSSVKDIETMYLLKTGALFSLCFNLLLTVKKLNAQKAKDLRVIGDTIGKIFQVTDDMLDRWGDEKKVGKKINKDSKKANIAYKFNHQDCLKYLHQIQNKNYQSLKKFFSNNQKGLVYISGLVDFISNRVK comes from the coding sequence ATGAGACTTCGTAATAGTTTTCAAGAAAAGCATATCAAAGACTTTTCGAAAAAATTCGATCAGACTCTATTATCACATATTTCAAAACAAGCTTCTGTCGATAAAAGAATTAAACAGTCCATGGTTTATTTTGTCAAAACTGGCGGTAAAAGAATTCGTCCATTTTTAATTACTACAATGGGATCGCTCATTGGTATCAAATCTCAGATTTTAAATGACTTTGCTCTTGCGGTAGAATGTGTGCATTTGCATTCTCTCATTCACGATGACTTGCCCGCGATGGACAACGATGATTATCGAAGAGGCAAACTAACCGTTCATAAAAAATTTGATGAGGCGACCGCTGTTTTAGCAGGTGATATGTTCCAAGTACTTTCCGTTAAAACACTTGTGGACTCAAAGCACCTTTCTGCAAATCAAAAAGTAGAGGCTATTCAAATGCTCTCTAAAGCAAATGGTTTAGAGGGACTTATTGCTGGGCAATCGCTTGATATTTATATGAAAAAAAAATCAAGTGTGAAAGATATCGAAACCATGTACCTATTAAAGACAGGGGCCTTGTTCAGTTTATGCTTTAACTTGTTATTGACTGTGAAAAAACTGAATGCCCAAAAGGCAAAAGATCTGAGAGTTATTGGTGATACGATAGGTAAAATTTTCCAGGTCACTGATGACATGCTAGATCGTTGGGGTGACGAAAAAAAAGTAGGAAAGAAAATCAATAAAGACTCAAAAAAAGCAAACATCGCTTATAAATTCAATCATCAAGATTGCTTGAAATACCTACATCAGATACAAAATAAAAATTATCAATCATTAAAAAAATTTTTTTCCAATAATCAAAAAGGCTTAGTGTATATCTCTGGCTTGGTTGATTTTATTTCTAACCGTGTTAAATAA
- a CDS encoding SMP-30/gluconolactonase family protein (PFAM: SMP-30/Gluconolaconase/LRE-like region), with translation MRIKYVQPEVCPQSYKSILGQRPIWDWRHDKLLWVDIYENKIIESDQNNSQEKHYIVSEGVTNILLQDNENYLMSSYDSLFSLHSSISKKDLLTKIPLENSNNRINDADVDLNGQVWISTMDTQQKSETGKIICHDNTLQPICYDNSYIISNGPIFDYERNVGYVTDSIKRIIYRFSMSNIENNGIQKQVFLSMNNVDGNPDGMAVDKNGNLWVAMWGSGKVCCFDAEGNIKLIVQLPVSKVTSCTFGGTDLNELYITTASVGLNDIELERQPHAGKLFKLTTQEQGYASNCYRSDHSANLYH, from the coding sequence GTGAGGATTAAGTACGTACAGCCTGAGGTCTGTCCGCAATCGTATAAAAGTATTCTGGGTCAACGCCCTATTTGGGATTGGCGCCATGATAAGCTATTGTGGGTTGATATTTATGAAAATAAAATCATTGAGTCTGATCAAAATAATTCACAAGAAAAACATTACATAGTATCCGAAGGGGTTACTAATATTTTGCTTCAAGATAATGAGAATTATTTGATGAGTTCTTACGACTCTTTATTTTCTCTTCACTCTTCTATTTCTAAAAAAGATTTACTGACAAAAATTCCCTTAGAAAATTCTAATAATCGCATCAACGATGCTGATGTCGACTTAAATGGACAAGTTTGGATTTCAACAATGGATACACAACAAAAATCAGAAACAGGAAAAATTATTTGTCATGATAACACTCTGCAACCTATCTGTTATGACAATTCTTATATTATCTCTAATGGGCCTATCTTTGATTATGAGAGAAATGTGGGATATGTCACAGACTCTATTAAAAGAATTATTTATCGATTTTCCATGTCCAATATTGAAAATAATGGAATTCAAAAACAGGTATTTCTTTCTATGAACAATGTTGATGGAAATCCAGACGGCATGGCCGTTGATAAAAATGGAAACCTTTGGGTAGCCATGTGGGGAAGTGGAAAAGTCTGTTGTTTTGATGCCGAGGGTAACATTAAATTAATTGTTCAACTCCCAGTATCTAAAGTCACTAGCTGTACTTTTGGAGGAACTGACCTTAATGAACTCTATATCACTACAGCCTCGGTAGGATTAAATGATATTGAGTTAGAACGACAACCTCATGCGGGTAAATTATTTAAATTAACCACTCAAGAGCAGGGATACGCATCGAATTGTTATAGATCTGATCACTCTGCGAACTTGTATCATTAG
- a CDS encoding Squalene/phytoene synthase (PFAM: Squalene/phytoene synthase), whose amino-acid sequence MTIYSYDPQSLENHGKSFYWASFFLPNKSKDAASELYSICRYFDDLADETSTDQSEKLKEEFEQICNRAEHPINKFFKNNNISIQVLGDLIQGLIKDQKLVRIETERDLIEYSYQVAGTVGLMMQPLILVNNKEANKHAVDLGIAMQLTNIARDIYEDATMNRVYLPKEWLKDISIEQLTSNSIQQIQSQMSIIIKKLIDLSEVYYQNGFSGMKYIPIKTRLAIFFAAKIYRGIGMKIKSNQYQYSNKRVYLNKFNKLWVTIKSLPEFIFLKRIYRSYTPIRESFQNENL is encoded by the coding sequence TTGACTATCTATTCTTATGATCCTCAATCACTAGAGAACCATGGTAAAAGTTTTTATTGGGCAAGTTTTTTTTTACCTAATAAGAGCAAGGATGCTGCATCTGAACTCTATAGTATATGTAGATATTTTGATGATTTAGCAGACGAAACCTCCACTGATCAATCTGAGAAGTTAAAAGAGGAATTTGAACAAATTTGTAATAGAGCTGAACACCCGATAAATAAGTTTTTTAAAAATAATAATATTTCTATTCAAGTTTTAGGCGACCTCATCCAAGGATTAATTAAAGATCAAAAATTAGTCAGAATAGAAACAGAAAGAGATTTAATTGAATATTCCTACCAAGTGGCTGGTACAGTCGGATTAATGATGCAACCTTTGATCTTAGTTAATAATAAAGAAGCCAATAAACATGCCGTAGATCTTGGTATTGCGATGCAATTGACTAATATTGCAAGAGATATCTATGAGGATGCAACCATGAATCGTGTTTATTTACCCAAAGAATGGTTGAAGGATATTTCCATTGAACAGCTAACAAGCAACTCAATTCAACAAATTCAGTCACAAATGAGCATAATTATAAAAAAACTCATTGATTTGTCAGAGGTTTATTATCAAAACGGTTTTAGCGGGATGAAGTATATTCCTATAAAGACAAGATTGGCAATTTTTTTTGCTGCCAAAATTTATCGGGGTATAGGTATGAAAATTAAAAGTAATCAATATCAATATTCAAATAAAAGAGTTTACCTTAATAAATTTAATAAACTGTGGGTCACAATTAAATCATTACCTGAATTTATATTTTTAAAAAGGATATACAGGTCCTACACACCAATAAGAGAAAGTTTTCAAAATGAAAATTTATGA
- a CDS encoding Mannosyl-glycoprotein endo-beta-N-acetylglucosaminidase (PFAM: Mannosyl-glycoprotein endo-beta-N-acetylglucosaminidase): protein MKPKFFIFFLGLFLSPFFLSAKGFESWKQLEIYYKKNNFDPFTITEQELDYLPILSSLPSDFDQLQDVKLKKKLFYLITLPIIHESNRLILEDREMIINIEKKFLRKTLNENEVNETVRLAVKYKLDYSTIDLKLFRDLKQRINIIPVSLALAQAIVESGWGQSRFALEGNALYGQWTTNEQKGIIPEDRDEDKTHAVRKFENLQRSVQAYMHNINTHRAYYSFRVVRRIAERVQYTDPISAKVKFLAAYAEIGQEYVDKLELIIESNKLREFDRFAY from the coding sequence TTGAAGCCTAAATTTTTTATTTTTTTCTTAGGACTTTTTCTGAGTCCTTTTTTTTTATCAGCTAAAGGTTTTGAAAGTTGGAAGCAATTAGAAATTTATTATAAAAAAAATAACTTTGATCCTTTTACCATTACAGAACAAGAATTAGACTATCTGCCAATTTTATCTAGCCTTCCCTCTGATTTTGATCAACTCCAAGATGTAAAATTAAAAAAAAAATTATTTTATCTTATTACACTTCCCATTATTCATGAATCCAATCGTCTTATATTAGAAGACCGTGAAATGATTATTAATATTGAAAAAAAGTTTTTAAGAAAAACCCTAAATGAAAATGAAGTCAACGAAACAGTGCGTTTAGCTGTAAAATATAAACTTGATTACAGTACAATTGATCTAAAACTTTTTAGAGATTTAAAACAACGCATTAATATTATTCCGGTATCCCTAGCTTTGGCCCAAGCAATTGTTGAAAGTGGTTGGGGTCAATCTCGTTTCGCACTAGAAGGTAATGCGCTGTATGGTCAATGGACGACCAATGAGCAAAAAGGAATTATCCCAGAAGATCGTGATGAGGATAAAACGCATGCTGTCAGAAAGTTTGAAAACTTACAACGAAGTGTCCAAGCATACATGCATAATATCAACACACATCGGGCGTATTACAGTTTTCGAGTGGTGCGAAGAATTGCAGAAAGAGTTCAATATACCGACCCAATCAGTGCAAAAGTAAAGTTTTTGGCTGCCTACGCAGAGATTGGTCAGGAATATGTGGACAAATTAGAGCTCATTATTGAGTCTAATAAGTTACGTGAATTCGATCGTTTTGCTTATTAA
- a CDS encoding methionine-S-sulfoxide reductase (PFAM: Peptide methionine sulfoxide reductase~TIGRFAM: methionine-S-sulfoxide reductase) has protein sequence MAKAVFGAGCFWGVEKKFSEVKGVTSTEVGYSQGKNSKTSYEEVCTGTTDHVEVVLVEFEEDQVSYENLVHLFYDLHDPTTLNQQGPDRGTQYRSLLGYYDESQKTVAVTTTEKLNKEKFDNKITTTIEEVKNYCPAEEYHQKYIEKKYSFLNI, from the coding sequence ATGGCTAAAGCAGTATTTGGCGCTGGATGTTTCTGGGGAGTAGAAAAAAAATTCTCTGAAGTTAAAGGTGTCACTTCTACCGAGGTAGGATATTCCCAAGGTAAAAATTCTAAAACCAGTTATGAAGAGGTATGTACAGGAACAACAGATCATGTAGAGGTCGTGCTAGTTGAATTCGAAGAAGATCAGGTCTCCTATGAAAACCTCGTTCATTTATTTTACGATTTGCATGATCCTACAACTCTCAATCAACAAGGGCCAGATCGAGGTACCCAATATCGCTCTCTTTTAGGATATTACGATGAAAGCCAAAAAACAGTGGCAGTAACTACAACTGAAAAATTAAATAAAGAAAAATTTGATAATAAAATTACTACAACAATTGAAGAAGTAAAAAATTATTGTCCTGCTGAGGAATACCATCAAAAGTATATTGAAAAAAAATATTCTTTTTTAAATATCTAA
- a CDS encoding putative molecular chaperone, inactive metal-dependent protease like protein, with protein sequence MSRQLKNLELGIDSSLSYCSITLFKNKKILWDGFKKNDFGHEKNLSLMLQKMLIETQITPKNISLLHLNNGPARFTAIRNCHALMKGFFFGHKVQILSYKIFEHYFLGIKHSYQKNILCIIDTNRRDLAIQKLSPQGKLIGKTKTYLIDDQLIELLSSDYVLIGNGIEKLKKIKDYSFIKKKLMGPIELKSNYFLNNVYQKKPQGKFPKIIYPYSPV encoded by the coding sequence ATGAGCAGACAACTAAAAAATCTAGAGCTAGGCATTGATAGCTCGCTATCATACTGTTCAATCACTTTATTTAAAAATAAAAAAATTTTATGGGATGGATTTAAAAAAAATGACTTTGGTCATGAAAAAAATCTCTCTTTGATGCTTCAAAAAATGCTCATTGAAACTCAAATAACCCCTAAAAATATTAGTTTATTACATTTAAATAACGGCCCTGCTCGTTTTACTGCTATTCGTAATTGTCATGCACTGATGAAAGGTTTTTTCTTTGGCCATAAAGTTCAAATATTAAGCTATAAAATTTTTGAACATTACTTCCTGGGAATTAAACACTCTTATCAAAAAAATATTCTTTGTATTATTGACACTAATCGACGAGATCTTGCTATTCAAAAGTTAAGTCCCCAAGGAAAACTTATCGGCAAAACAAAAACATATTTAATTGATGATCAGTTAATTGAGCTTCTAAGTAGCGATTATGTTCTTATAGGTAACGGGATAGAAAAATTAAAAAAAATAAAAGACTATAGTTTTATTAAAAAAAAATTGATGGGTCCTATTGAATTAAAATCAAATTATTTTCTGAACAATGTGTATCAAAAAAAACCACAAGGAAAATTTCCTAAAATCATTTATCCTTATTCTCCTGTTTAA
- a CDS encoding NifU family protein,scaffold protein, Nfu/NifU family (PFAM: Scaffold protein Nfu/NifU N terminal; NifU-like domain), which produces MFVQTEPTPNPATLKFLPGREVMKEGTIFFQNQDSAVNSPLAQNLFNVKGVESVFFGSDFITITKAEANEWTLMKPAILGCIIEHFTMNKPVISEQAPRTEHTYDENDSDVVKKIKELLDTKVRPAVAMDGGDIIFDKYNEGIVFLQMQGACQGCPSSTATLKMGIENMLKHYIPEVREVRPVEA; this is translated from the coding sequence ATGTTTGTACAGACTGAACCCACGCCCAATCCGGCAACTTTAAAGTTTCTTCCTGGTCGCGAAGTAATGAAAGAAGGCACCATTTTCTTTCAAAATCAAGACTCAGCAGTAAATTCCCCCCTGGCTCAAAACCTGTTTAATGTGAAAGGTGTTGAAAGTGTCTTTTTTGGATCCGACTTTATTACGATTACAAAAGCGGAAGCTAACGAGTGGACACTGATGAAGCCCGCTATTCTTGGATGTATCATCGAACACTTTACGATGAACAAACCTGTCATTTCTGAGCAGGCACCCCGAACTGAACATACCTATGATGAAAATGACAGTGATGTGGTCAAAAAGATAAAAGAGCTTCTTGATACGAAAGTACGACCCGCGGTAGCCATGGATGGTGGCGATATTATTTTTGATAAATACAATGAAGGGATAGTATTTCTTCAAATGCAGGGAGCATGTCAAGGATGCCCGAGCTCTACAGCAACTTTAAAGATGGGAATAGAAAACATGTTAAAACATTATATTCCAGAAGTTCGTGAAGTTCGCCCCGTTGAAGCCTAA
- a CDS encoding phytoene desaturase (PFAM: Flavin containing amine oxidoreductase~TIGRFAM: phytoene desaturase): MIAKMMNKKAIVIGSGFGGIASALRLNKLGFKVTLVERLDTLGGRARVFQKEGYRHDAGPTVITAPFLFEELYELYGKKLSDHLNFVPLDPWYRFYFHNGKTFDYRPSIEDTNAEIRKFDERDVEGYEKLLKTSKDIFQIGFEKLSDKPFSSFWEMVKQIPSLLKLKSYLTVSQLVNSKLKNEYLRKAFSIHPLLVGGNPFTTTSIYALIHYLERKWGVFFCMGGTGKIVHELEKLMRETGIEIKKNADVEKILVEKDKAVGIKIKNGEELHADAVICNADPPTVYNEMLDGNYGKNPLIKPEKLTQYSMGLYVLFFGSKKKYPSVAHHTIWMAERYKDLLKDIFENKILTEDFSLYLHRPTATDETFAPSGKDSFYVLCPVPNLQAPVDWDKEGPLLKDKIVKALSETIMPDLDKNIEADFWMTPKDFKNDYRSMHGAGFSIAPIFSQSAWFRYHNKDKKISKLYFSTAGSHPGAGIPGVLCSAKVVEKLIKKDFQLN; this comes from the coding sequence ATGATCGCAAAGATGATGAATAAAAAAGCAATAGTTATTGGATCTGGTTTTGGTGGTATAGCGTCTGCCCTTAGACTCAATAAGCTTGGTTTTAAGGTAACTCTAGTTGAAAGACTAGATACTTTGGGAGGACGTGCTCGAGTTTTTCAAAAAGAAGGGTATCGTCATGATGCGGGCCCAACAGTAATAACTGCACCTTTTTTATTTGAGGAACTGTATGAGCTATATGGAAAAAAGTTAAGTGATCATCTAAATTTTGTTCCCTTAGATCCTTGGTATCGATTTTACTTTCATAATGGCAAGACATTTGACTACCGACCCTCTATAGAAGACACCAATGCTGAAATTAGAAAATTCGATGAAAGAGATGTTGAAGGATATGAAAAACTTTTAAAGACATCAAAAGATATTTTTCAAATTGGTTTTGAGAAATTATCAGACAAACCCTTTTCATCTTTTTGGGAGATGGTGAAACAAATACCCTCGCTATTGAAACTCAAAAGCTATCTTACCGTCAGTCAACTAGTAAATAGTAAGCTTAAAAACGAGTATTTAAGAAAAGCCTTTTCTATTCATCCTTTGTTAGTAGGGGGGAATCCTTTCACAACGACCTCGATTTATGCCCTCATCCATTATTTAGAGAGAAAATGGGGCGTATTCTTTTGTATGGGGGGCACAGGAAAGATCGTTCATGAACTAGAAAAATTAATGCGAGAAACAGGTATCGAAATTAAAAAAAATGCAGATGTAGAGAAAATACTAGTCGAAAAAGACAAGGCTGTGGGAATAAAAATTAAAAATGGAGAAGAATTACATGCAGATGCTGTTATTTGTAATGCGGACCCGCCAACAGTTTACAATGAAATGCTTGATGGCAATTATGGAAAAAATCCCCTGATCAAACCTGAAAAGCTTACTCAGTACTCGATGGGTTTGTATGTTTTATTTTTTGGTAGTAAGAAAAAATATCCATCTGTAGCGCACCATACAATTTGGATGGCAGAACGGTATAAAGATTTATTAAAAGACATCTTTGAGAATAAAATATTAACAGAGGATTTTTCTCTTTATTTACATCGACCTACCGCAACTGATGAAACCTTTGCACCTTCTGGAAAGGATAGCTTTTATGTGTTATGCCCTGTACCCAATCTGCAGGCACCTGTCGATTGGGATAAAGAAGGCCCTTTATTAAAAGACAAAATAGTCAAAGCGCTGAGTGAAACAATCATGCCTGATTTAGATAAAAATATTGAAGCTGATTTTTGGATGACACCCAAAGATTTCAAAAATGACTATAGATCAATGCACGGAGCTGGTTTTTCTATTGCACCAATTTTTTCACAATCAGCTTGGTTTCGATATCACAATAAAGATAAAAAAATATCTAAACTTTATTTTTCAACAGCTGGGTCTCATCCTGGTGCCGGTATACCCGGTGTACTTTGTTCAGCAAAGGTTGTAGAAAAATTAATTAAAAAAGATTTTCAACTAAATTAA
- a CDS encoding O-acetylhomoserine sulfhydrylase (PFAM: Cys/Met metabolism PLP-dependent enzyme~TIGRFAM: OAH/OAS sulfhydrylase), which produces MTTTSKHPETLALHGGSYRKDPTTNAVAVPIYQTTSYEFNSTEHAGNLFALKELGNIYTRIMNPTNAVLEERLAAIEGGAAALALSSGQAASAFSIQNVAQAGDNIVCSTDIYGGTWNLFNNTLRAQGIDVRFADPSDPENFRKLTDDKTRAYYAETLPNPKLSVFPIEEVANIGRPLGIPLIVDNTAAPLSCKPFDYGAAIVMHSLTKWIGGHGTSIGGIIIDGGNFDWTAVPERQPFYNQPDSSYHGAVWGDVVPQIFGVQIAFAIRARVVLLRDLGAAIAPQNSFNLIQGLESLPLRIKQHNANALEVADFLKGHDQVSKVTFPKFAEGKAKENADKYLNGNYGSMIGIEVKNGVEGGKAFIDALQLHYHVANIGDSRSLAIHPASTTHSQLSAEEQLKAGVTPGYVRLCVGIEHVEDIIEDLKIGLEAASKATATAAA; this is translated from the coding sequence ATGACTACTACATCTAAACACCCAGAAACACTTGCCCTTCACGGGGGAAGTTATCGTAAAGACCCTACTACTAATGCAGTAGCGGTTCCAATTTATCAAACTACATCATATGAGTTTAATTCCACTGAACATGCTGGCAATTTATTTGCATTGAAGGAACTTGGTAATATTTACACACGTATTATGAATCCTACAAATGCTGTTCTTGAAGAAAGATTAGCTGCCATTGAAGGAGGAGCCGCGGCTCTTGCTCTTAGCTCAGGTCAGGCAGCATCTGCATTCAGTATTCAAAACGTTGCTCAAGCTGGAGATAACATTGTTTGTTCCACAGATATTTATGGGGGAACTTGGAATTTATTTAACAACACTTTAAGAGCGCAAGGCATTGACGTCAGATTTGCTGACCCATCTGATCCTGAAAATTTTAGAAAATTAACAGATGATAAGACCAGAGCTTATTATGCTGAAACTCTTCCTAATCCAAAACTTTCCGTTTTTCCAATTGAAGAAGTAGCTAACATTGGAAGACCGCTCGGAATACCTCTAATTGTAGATAACACTGCTGCACCATTAAGTTGTAAACCTTTTGATTATGGTGCGGCAATCGTCATGCACTCCTTAACTAAGTGGATTGGCGGCCATGGGACATCTATTGGTGGTATTATTATCGATGGCGGTAATTTTGATTGGACTGCAGTGCCAGAGCGTCAACCTTTTTATAACCAACCTGACTCAAGTTATCATGGTGCAGTTTGGGGAGATGTTGTTCCACAAATCTTTGGTGTACAAATTGCGTTTGCTATTCGTGCACGTGTTGTCTTATTAAGAGACTTGGGTGCTGCCATTGCTCCACAAAACTCGTTCAATTTAATTCAAGGACTTGAATCACTTCCTTTAAGAATTAAACAACACAATGCTAATGCATTAGAAGTTGCAGATTTTTTAAAAGGTCATGATCAAGTGTCGAAAGTCACATTCCCTAAATTTGCAGAGGGCAAAGCAAAAGAAAATGCTGATAAATACCTCAATGGCAATTATGGATCAATGATTGGCATTGAAGTGAAAAATGGCGTTGAGGGCGGCAAAGCATTTATTGATGCTCTTCAATTACACTATCACGTGGCTAATATTGGCGATTCTAGAAGCCTTGCCATTCACCCTGCATCAACTACGCACTCACAATTATCTGCAGAAGAGCAATTAAAAGCAGGTGTTACACCTGGCTATGTTCGACTCTGTGTGGGTATCGAGCATGTAGAAGATATCATTGAAGATCTTAAGATCGGACTTGAAGCAGCAAGTAAAGCGACTGCAACAGCAGCTGCATAA
- a CDS encoding hypothetical protein (PFAM: conserved hypothetical protein~TIGRFAM: TIGR03643 family protein), translated as MKFSVSEISDIIELAWDDQTDFSHITKLYNIDEGEVKKIMKKNIKRKSYEIWRKRIAQRSAQKTQLKGRAHG; from the coding sequence ATGAAATTTAGCGTCAGTGAAATTAGTGATATTATTGAGTTAGCGTGGGATGATCAGACTGACTTCAGTCATATCACTAAACTTTATAATATCGACGAGGGCGAAGTAAAAAAAATTATGAAAAAAAATATTAAACGCAAAAGTTATGAGATATGGAGAAAGCGCATTGCACAACGAAGTGCACAAAAAACACAATTAAAAGGAAGAGCTCATGGCTAA
- a CDS encoding Polysaccharide deacetylase (PFAM: Polysaccharide deacetylase), with product MYHRFGETKYPSTNITEEQLDSHLNYLIEQNYRFIQASDLLDPSQLNEKTITVTIDDAYLSFYEVGLPIFEKYQVPVTLFLNTENVGGFNYMSWDQLRDALNRGVQIQNHSHTHSSFATLDDESIISEIETSQSLILANLNITPNLFAFPFGESSDAAQKIIETYFDAAFGQHSGAFSMNYRYYIPRYPLNENYGSIDRLRDISKSLPFQAAQLQPSNPTLNPPSTRFVLDIAEGVNGVNCFISDFQGSIEKQMTVLENKLLIELSRMPVSGRLRFNCTKVDNGIFWYGHQYFLN from the coding sequence ATGTATCATCGCTTTGGCGAAACGAAGTATCCTTCAACAAATATCACCGAAGAACAATTAGACAGTCATTTAAACTATTTAATTGAACAAAATTATCGTTTTATCCAAGCAAGTGATTTGTTGGACCCTAGTCAACTGAATGAAAAAACCATTACTGTTACTATTGATGATGCTTACCTATCTTTTTATGAAGTAGGACTTCCCATATTTGAAAAGTATCAAGTGCCCGTCACATTATTTTTAAATACCGAAAATGTTGGAGGTTTTAATTATATGTCATGGGATCAATTAAGAGATGCTTTAAATAGGGGCGTACAAATTCAAAATCACTCTCATACGCATAGTAGTTTTGCTACTTTAGATGATGAGTCTATTATTAGTGAAATTGAAACTTCACAAAGTCTCATCCTTGCCAACTTAAACATCACTCCAAATTTATTTGCATTCCCTTTTGGCGAAAGTAGTGATGCCGCACAAAAAATTATTGAAACGTATTTTGATGCAGCTTTTGGACAACACTCTGGTGCTTTCTCCATGAATTATCGCTATTATATTCCTCGTTATCCTTTAAATGAAAATTATGGATCCATTGATCGATTAAGAGACATCTCTAAATCTCTACCATTTCAAGCAGCACAACTGCAGCCATCTAATCCTACCCTCAATCCTCCATCGACGAGATTTGTTCTAGATATTGCAGAGGGTGTTAATGGAGTGAACTGTTTTATTAGTGACTTTCAAGGATCGATTGAAAAACAAATGACTGTTCTGGAAAATAAACTCTTAATTGAACTTTCAAGAATGCCAGTATCCGGACGTCTACGCTTTAATTGTACAAAGGTTGATAATGGTATTTTCTGGTATGGTCACCAGTACTTTTTAAATTAA